From the Psychrilyobacter piezotolerans genome, one window contains:
- the feoB gene encoding ferrous iron transport protein B, whose protein sequence is MIKIAFAGNPNVGKSALINEIAGSSLKVGNWPGVTVEKKEAQFEHKGQTIKLVDLPGVYSLSPYTLEEKITRDYIINENPDVVINVVDSTNLDRNLYLTMLLKELGKPMLMALNFVDEFEKLNYKLELKHFEEHMGMQAVPTSALKNRGIKELLEKALLVAEEHKGQVHSKYELRVDKFLESEMKKVKEFIKNSDEFIPVMKKYSMDFITIKLLEADKHFLGKLKGYGINKIDLVEESIARIEDKFDEDVETVFAESRYGAVKGILLHTLKTSMKSRLDFTDKVDKILLNRVLGLPIFLILIAGLMGTVFNGAAPLQDWLDGFINGFIGKYAGILVEGTPDWLSSFVLDGLIAGVGGVLVFVPLMLFLYFFLAILEESGYMSRVAFLMDKVMRTMGLNGKAFVPMVLGFGCTVPAIYATRTLEDEKSRRLTALMAPFMSCGARLPVYGLFTAAFFGKSAGMIVMSLYFLGIFVAMLVGLTFRKHEYFKTDDRALLIELPPYRIPSIKMITRSAFTRTGSYLKKATTVIMGVLIILWALTYFPNHGDTENSYMAKFGKAVAPIMKPTGFGDRWEAVAAVVPSIAAKEVVVGFMAQVLPLKEEGGQDENEEVTTVGEDLTEQVRSLGVALKDSFLGIIDVSAIAGLFEAPDADAIEEQGTGVVQAVSNLWAGDKEGPLKAYSFMVFILLVVPCVVTLAAIKQEFGHKFMWFVTGFLVLVPYVVSTLIYQIGRLFI, encoded by the coding sequence GCAGGAAACCCAAATGTAGGTAAATCAGCACTGATAAATGAAATAGCAGGTTCATCCCTAAAGGTAGGAAACTGGCCGGGAGTTACAGTAGAAAAAAAAGAAGCACAATTTGAGCATAAGGGTCAAACAATTAAGTTAGTGGATCTGCCGGGAGTATATTCCCTCAGTCCATATACCCTGGAAGAAAAAATCACTCGTGACTATATCATAAATGAGAACCCGGATGTAGTAATAAATGTAGTAGATTCAACCAACTTAGATAGAAATTTATACCTGACTATGCTGTTAAAAGAACTGGGGAAGCCGATGCTGATGGCATTAAATTTTGTAGATGAATTTGAAAAATTAAACTATAAATTAGAATTAAAGCATTTTGAGGAACATATGGGAATGCAGGCTGTTCCAACCAGTGCGTTAAAAAATAGAGGAATAAAAGAACTGCTGGAAAAAGCTTTACTGGTAGCAGAAGAACATAAAGGACAGGTACATTCTAAATATGAATTGAGAGTTGATAAATTTTTAGAATCAGAGATGAAAAAAGTAAAGGAATTTATTAAAAACAGCGATGAATTTATTCCTGTAATGAAAAAATACTCTATGGATTTTATAACTATAAAGCTGTTGGAAGCTGATAAACATTTCTTAGGAAAGTTGAAAGGATATGGAATAAATAAGATCGATTTAGTAGAGGAATCTATTGCCAGGATAGAGGATAAATTTGATGAAGATGTAGAGACTGTATTTGCAGAGAGCAGGTATGGGGCTGTAAAGGGGATCCTTCTGCACACATTGAAGACATCTATGAAGTCAAGGTTAGATTTTACAGATAAGGTAGACAAGATCTTACTCAATAGAGTTTTAGGACTGCCTATATTTTTAATATTAATTGCTGGTCTTATGGGGACGGTATTTAATGGTGCAGCTCCATTACAGGACTGGCTAGACGGGTTTATAAATGGATTTATTGGTAAATATGCCGGAATCCTTGTAGAAGGAACACCAGATTGGTTAAGTTCATTTGTGCTGGATGGATTGATTGCAGGAGTTGGAGGAGTATTAGTCTTCGTTCCATTGATGTTATTTTTATATTTTTTCCTGGCTATATTAGAGGAAAGCGGGTATATGTCCAGAGTAGCATTTTTAATGGATAAGGTCATGAGAACTATGGGATTAAATGGAAAGGCATTTGTACCAATGGTATTAGGATTTGGGTGTACAGTACCTGCCATCTATGCTACCAGAACTTTAGAAGATGAGAAATCCAGAAGATTGACAGCTTTAATGGCACCGTTTATGTCTTGTGGTGCAAGACTACCGGTCTATGGATTATTTACTGCAGCTTTCTTTGGTAAGAGTGCCGGAATGATAGTGATGAGTTTATATTTCTTAGGAATTTTTGTAGCTATGCTAGTGGGATTAACTTTTAGAAAACATGAATATTTTAAAACCGATGACAGAGCATTATTAATAGAGTTACCGCCATATAGAATACCTAGTATTAAGATGATAACCAGGTCAGCATTCACAAGAACAGGATCATACCTGAAGAAAGCTACAACAGTAATCATGGGAGTATTGATAATTTTATGGGCATTGACTTATTTCCCGAATCATGGAGATACAGAAAACTCATATATGGCAAAGTTTGGAAAAGCAGTAGCTCCTATTATGAAACCAACAGGTTTTGGAGACAGATGGGAAGCGGTAGCCGCAGTTGTACCGAGTATAGCAGCTAAGGAAGTTGTAGTAGGATTTATGGCTCAAGTATTACCTCTTAAAGAAGAGGGAGGCCAAGATGAAAATGAAGAAGTTACTACCGTGGGAGAAGATCTGACAGAACAGGTTAGAAGTTTAGGAGTTGCATTAAAGGATTCATTCTTAGGTATAATAGATGTAAGTGCAATAGCTGGATTATTCGAAGCACCAGATGCAGATGCCATAGAGGAACAGGGAACCGGAGTTGTACAAGCCGTATCCAATCTGTGGGCCGGAGATAAAGAGGGACCATTAAAAGCATATTCATTTATGGTATTTATTCTGTTGGTTGTTCCTTGTGTAGTTACCTTAGCAGCTATAAAGCAGGAGTTTGGACATAAATTTATGTGGTTTGTAACAGGATTCTTGGTATTGGTACCATATGTTGTATCTACATTGATCTATCAAATAGGAAGATTGTTTATTTAG